From Weissella confusa, a single genomic window includes:
- a CDS encoding polysaccharide biosynthesis protein: MPKTSQNLMAGAGVLAVSGLIAKVLSAVYRVPFQNLVGNTGFYVYQQVYPIYGIGMVLALSGWPLFISKIITEQPDEMHQQLVARRLFWSLVGISAVLFTVVYGGAAPLSLLMGGDLKLYPVVRAVAWMFWFMPFLAIGRGYAQGQLNMVPTAMSQVIEQIVRVAIIIGVAWWGVHASWSVYRIGEWATFGATIAGLAATLFLATSLRRIWSLPIDETVKQSKALSWRHLFGRLWREGGLLAMLAALLVLLQLVDSFSTKLLLQEAGLTAHQAEFTKGVYDRGQPLVQLGMVLATGLGTSLLPALRQHVMRHDEQALRNDFQLTMRLSILLSGVATVGLVAIMPSINQLLFGSPAGSDALALFTISIVPATLIVVSTSVLQSFDKTRGLGGFVLLTMLVKAGLNIWLVPIFGIAGASLATVGALLPFLIFTLVRLPKNLWISWVPKKWWGKLITILLTVGILARLAYILGHSLFGTTRLASVLTTVVGVGVGAIVFVLMLWWTALLEEAEWDALPKGRQIYQFINRGRK, translated from the coding sequence ATGCCTAAAACAAGTCAGAATTTGATGGCAGGTGCCGGTGTTTTGGCGGTGTCTGGCTTAATTGCCAAAGTGCTGAGCGCAGTGTATCGCGTGCCGTTCCAAAACCTAGTCGGTAATACTGGTTTTTATGTGTATCAGCAGGTCTATCCAATCTACGGTATTGGTATGGTGCTAGCCTTGAGTGGCTGGCCATTGTTTATTTCAAAGATCATCACGGAACAACCGGATGAAATGCATCAACAACTGGTGGCGCGCCGTTTGTTCTGGTCGTTAGTCGGCATCAGTGCTGTGTTATTCACGGTTGTGTATGGTGGTGCGGCACCGTTGTCATTGTTGATGGGTGGCGATTTGAAGTTGTACCCAGTTGTGCGCGCTGTTGCCTGGATGTTTTGGTTTATGCCATTCTTGGCGATTGGTCGTGGTTATGCGCAAGGACAACTGAACATGGTACCCACAGCAATGTCGCAAGTTATTGAACAGATTGTGCGCGTGGCGATTATTATTGGCGTTGCATGGTGGGGTGTGCACGCTAGCTGGTCTGTCTATCGGATTGGTGAGTGGGCAACTTTCGGTGCAACGATTGCTGGCTTAGCTGCAACGTTATTCCTAGCGACATCACTTCGTCGCATTTGGTCGTTGCCGATTGATGAGACGGTTAAGCAGTCGAAAGCATTAAGCTGGCGTCACTTGTTCGGCCGTTTGTGGCGCGAAGGCGGGTTGTTAGCAATGCTAGCGGCTTTGCTAGTCTTGCTACAGTTGGTCGATTCGTTCTCAACGAAGCTATTGTTGCAAGAAGCCGGGTTAACGGCACACCAAGCTGAATTCACTAAGGGAGTTTATGATCGTGGACAACCGCTAGTTCAGTTGGGGATGGTTTTAGCGACTGGACTCGGGACATCATTGTTGCCCGCGCTACGTCAGCACGTGATGCGACATGATGAACAAGCATTGCGGAATGATTTCCAATTGACGATGCGACTTTCTATTTTACTTTCTGGTGTTGCGACAGTTGGTTTGGTGGCCATCATGCCATCAATTAATCAATTGTTGTTTGGTTCACCAGCAGGCAGCGACGCACTGGCGTTGTTCACGATTAGTATCGTGCCAGCGACGTTGATCGTTGTCTCAACCAGTGTTTTGCAAAGCTTTGATAAGACACGTGGCTTAGGAGGGTTTGTCTTACTAACGATGCTAGTGAAAGCAGGGCTTAACATCTGGTTGGTACCTATTTTTGGTATTGCTGGTGCGTCATTGGCGACGGTCGGCGCATTGCTCCCATTCTTAATATTTACGCTCGTCCGCTTGCCTAAAAACCTGTGGATAAGTTGGGTGCCAAAGAAATGGTGGGGCAAATTGATCACAATTTTACTCACAGTTGGCATTTTGGCCCGTCTTGCGTATATACTAGGGCATAGCCTATTTGGTACAACGCGCCTGGCCAGTGTTTTAACGACAGTTGTCGGTGTGGGTGTTGGCGCAATCGTCTTTGTTTTAATGTTGTGGTGGACAGCACTACTAGAAGAAGCAGAGTGGGACGCCTTGCCTAAGGGACGCCAAATTTATCAGTTTATAAATCGAGGAAGAAAATAA
- the tilS gene encoding tRNA lysidine(34) synthetase TilS, with the protein MQDKVVRANLTRMIREEGLFDNRDHALVAVSGGQDSLHVLRWLTDNSLPADIQPTVSAAYINHQLRTDADAEQALVERVFAQTPNLASATIRQLAWDVVPTTGVEELAREKRYEALVAIAREVGANAIVTAHHKGDQVETILYKLARGSRLTQLVGMAKKQQLQGDIDLIRPVLQLDKDMLGQLVNEPLTEWVEDYTNADETFARNRMRHTVVPALEDINEQTKDHVIAFADQLAALQKLASGSINVHVKALEDGRLDWRVDEAVLLLVLQTWLTKKHVFAVKDSQLIQAIQLMRNPNVSRGFIDLGNSLQLERFENYLLLSRKD; encoded by the coding sequence ATGCAAGATAAAGTTGTGCGAGCTAATTTAACGCGAATGATTCGGGAAGAAGGATTATTCGATAACCGCGACCATGCGTTGGTGGCGGTTTCGGGTGGTCAGGATTCGTTGCATGTCTTGCGATGGTTAACGGATAACTCGCTACCGGCGGATATTCAACCGACAGTGAGTGCGGCATACATCAATCATCAATTGCGTACGGACGCGGATGCGGAACAAGCGTTAGTCGAACGCGTCTTTGCACAAACGCCTAATTTGGCCAGTGCAACAATTCGTCAACTTGCGTGGGACGTGGTACCAACGACAGGGGTTGAAGAGTTAGCGCGTGAAAAGCGTTACGAGGCGTTGGTTGCCATCGCGCGTGAAGTTGGTGCGAATGCGATTGTTACGGCCCACCATAAGGGTGATCAGGTTGAAACAATTTTGTATAAGCTGGCGCGTGGTAGCCGTTTGACCCAATTGGTGGGGATGGCTAAAAAGCAACAACTGCAAGGTGATATCGACTTGATTCGTCCGGTACTGCAACTGGATAAGGACATGCTGGGGCAGTTGGTCAACGAACCATTAACCGAGTGGGTTGAAGATTATACGAATGCAGATGAGACGTTTGCACGTAACCGCATGCGACATACCGTTGTACCAGCATTGGAAGATATCAACGAACAAACCAAAGATCACGTCATTGCATTCGCTGATCAACTTGCGGCGTTACAGAAGTTGGCGAGTGGGTCGATTAATGTGCACGTGAAGGCCTTGGAAGACGGCCGGTTAGATTGGCGGGTCGATGAGGCAGTTTTGTTGCTGGTGCTGCAGACGTGGTTGACTAAAAAACACGTTTTCGCCGTAAAAGATAGTCAGTTGATTCAAGCAATTCAATTGATGCGAAATCCGAATGTTAGCCGAGGTTTTATTGACCTTGGGAATAGCTTGCAACTAGAACGTTTCGAAAACTACTTATTGCTTTCACGAAAAGATTAA
- the ftsH gene encoding ATP-dependent zinc metalloprotease FtsH, protein MKNQRNGNFVRNSLFYVIVVLGIMGLIYWVAGPSQTTSTKTISTSTFMTELRDKKIKTITIQPGAGVYDVKGEYRKAQTDKSSKDESLVSLVGGASNKVTGFETQVISNDPIMESLQKAADKTKTEITTKPEASNFWGNMAISFLPILLLVGVFYLMMGGMSQGGQGGRGNMMGFGKSKAKPADPSENKVRFADVAGAEEEKQELVEVVEFLKDPKKFLKLGARIPSGVLLEGPPGTGKTLLARAVAGEAGVPFFSISGSDFVEMFVGVGASRVRDLFDNAKKAAPSIIFIDEIDAVGRQRGAGMGGGHDEREQTLNQMLVEMDGFSGSEGVIVMAATNRSDVLDPALLRPGRFDRKILVGRPDVKGREAILHVHAKNKPLADDVDLKEIAKQTPGFVGADLENLLNEAALLAARQNHDTIYAKDVDEAEDRVIAGPAKKDRVVSAKERETVAYHEAGHAIVGLVLNEARVVHKVTIVPRGRAGGYAIMLPREDQMLMNKTDAMDQIAGLMGGRAAEEIIFDQQSSGASNDFEQATNIARSMVTEYGMSDKLGMVQLENGGQPFLGRSYGESAAYSDETARLIDEEVRRITTEGYNKAHEIIEEYKDKHEAIAKALLEYETLDEKQILSLFETGKMPETTKVEKNVETPMSYDEAKEAANSKLTADEDAQPAVKVEVLQPRKLDQE, encoded by the coding sequence ATGAAGAATCAACGAAACGGCAATTTTGTCCGGAATAGTTTGTTCTACGTAATCGTAGTCCTCGGTATTATGGGTTTGATTTACTGGGTAGCCGGTCCTTCTCAAACGACTAGTACGAAGACTATCTCTACGTCGACATTCATGACGGAATTGCGCGACAAGAAGATTAAAACCATCACGATTCAACCTGGCGCTGGTGTTTATGACGTTAAGGGTGAGTATCGTAAGGCACAAACGGATAAGAGCTCAAAGGATGAGTCTCTTGTCTCACTAGTTGGTGGTGCTTCAAATAAGGTGACAGGATTCGAAACCCAAGTCATTAGCAACGATCCAATTATGGAGAGCTTGCAAAAGGCTGCGGACAAGACGAAGACTGAAATCACAACAAAGCCAGAAGCTTCAAACTTCTGGGGTAACATGGCCATTTCATTCTTGCCAATCTTGTTGTTGGTTGGTGTGTTCTACTTGATGATGGGTGGCATGAGCCAAGGCGGACAAGGCGGTCGTGGTAACATGATGGGCTTCGGTAAGTCAAAGGCTAAGCCAGCTGATCCTTCAGAGAACAAGGTTCGCTTTGCGGACGTTGCTGGTGCTGAAGAAGAAAAGCAAGAATTGGTCGAAGTTGTTGAGTTCTTGAAGGATCCTAAGAAGTTCTTGAAGTTGGGTGCACGTATCCCATCTGGTGTTCTTCTTGAGGGGCCTCCAGGAACAGGTAAGACATTGTTGGCCCGTGCCGTTGCCGGTGAAGCTGGCGTACCATTCTTCTCAATCTCAGGTTCTGACTTTGTGGAGATGTTCGTCGGTGTCGGTGCTAGCCGTGTCCGTGATTTGTTTGATAACGCAAAGAAGGCTGCCCCATCAATCATCTTTATCGATGAAATTGATGCGGTCGGTCGCCAACGTGGTGCCGGCATGGGCGGTGGTCACGATGAGCGTGAGCAAACGTTGAACCAAATGTTGGTTGAAATGGACGGTTTCTCAGGTAGTGAAGGTGTCATTGTGATGGCCGCTACTAACCGTTCAGATGTCTTGGACCCAGCTTTGCTTCGTCCAGGTCGTTTCGACCGTAAGATTTTGGTTGGTCGTCCTGACGTTAAGGGTCGTGAGGCAATCTTGCACGTCCACGCTAAGAACAAGCCATTGGCTGATGACGTGGACTTGAAGGAAATCGCCAAGCAAACACCTGGTTTCGTCGGAGCTGACTTGGAAAACTTGTTGAACGAAGCGGCATTGTTGGCTGCTCGTCAAAACCACGATACGATTTACGCCAAGGATGTGGATGAAGCTGAGGACCGTGTTATTGCGGGACCAGCTAAGAAGGACCGTGTTGTTTCTGCTAAGGAACGTGAGACGGTTGCTTACCACGAAGCTGGTCACGCCATCGTTGGTTTGGTATTGAATGAAGCTCGTGTTGTTCACAAGGTAACGATTGTGCCACGTGGACGCGCCGGCGGATATGCAATCATGTTGCCACGTGAAGACCAAATGTTGATGAACAAGACGGACGCCATGGACCAAATTGCTGGTTTGATGGGTGGACGTGCGGCCGAAGAAATTATCTTCGACCAACAATCATCAGGTGCCTCAAACGACTTTGAGCAAGCAACTAACATCGCCCGCTCAATGGTTACGGAATACGGTATGTCAGACAAGCTTGGTATGGTACAACTTGAGAACGGTGGTCAACCATTCTTGGGTCGTTCATACGGTGAGTCAGCTGCCTACTCTGATGAGACAGCTCGTTTGATCGACGAAGAAGTTCGTCGTATTACGACTGAAGGTTACAACAAGGCGCACGAAATCATTGAAGAGTACAAGGACAAGCACGAAGCAATTGCGAAGGCTTTGTTGGAGTACGAGACGTTGGATGAGAAGCAAATCTTGAGCTTGTTCGAAACTGGTAAGATGCCAGAGACGACTAAGGTTGAAAAGAATGTTGAAACGCCAATGTCATATGATGAAGCTAAGGAAGCCGCCAACAGTAAGTTGACGGCCGACGAGGATGCACAACCAGCCGTTAAGGTTGAAGTTTTGCAACCACGCAAGCTTGATCAAGAATAA
- the mfd gene encoding transcription-repair coupling factor: MEITGLLQQDAEFQQLASGLKKGGRHLMTGISGTARTVYLAALQQETQRPMVVVGDSQFHADQLAEDLAAMLGDEHVAVFPAEETLSAEVAVTSLDTRLARVQALHLLLTDPQAVVVTGVAGVMRYLPPVKAFADAAITLDFDHDYELAELQAKLVQMGYQRNGSVEQPGEFAVRGSIVDIYPLDADNPVRLDFFDTALDSLRSFDAETQRSLENLDSITILPATDLVIDADDLATATTNLEVAMTEARDKLDGADKRHLTEAMSPLLSMMSQGGLLPEIRQYLHILYPDAVSLLDYFPADGIAVFDDYPRALENADQITLDNQNWWTDEMAEQRVLPDPDLGWQLADLARDVQQASLVFSPLQRGIGQLRQASLTNLTVRPAQQFFGQMPMLKSEVARWQKSGETIIFLTNTTERQAKLVQTLADFGVKINEVAPDALAPGRTQVTTMPLSAGFELPAQKLIVLTERELFQQVRKKAPKRQTLSNAERIKSYNELKPGDYVVHVNHGVGVYEGMQTIENRGVKQDYITIAYQKDAKIFIPVTQLDLVQKYVGAAEKAPKINKLGGTEWQKAKAKVAKKVEDIADELLQLYAERELKQGYAFAPDDDVIRAFEDAFPYPETPDQIRSTKEIKADMEKSRPMDRLLVGDVGFGKTEVALRAAFKAVHDGKQVAMLVPTTILAQQHYESMLSRFEGFGVNVAIMSRFQTKKQMDETKEGLKNHTIDVVVGTHRILSKDIEFGDLGLLIIDEEQRFGVKHKERLKALQTNVDVLTLTATPIPRTLNMAMVGVRDLSVIETPPANRYPIQTYVMEQNGRVTASAIEREMARGGQTYYLHNRVEDIEQVTAMIESLVPDARVGYIHGQMTEAQMEGILVDFINREYDVLVTTTIIETGVDIPNANTLFVENADHMGLAQLYQLRGRVGRSNNIAYAYFTYPGTRSLNEESEKRLTAIRDFTELGSGFKIAMRDLSIRGAGDLLGQSQHGFINAVGYDLYTQMLNEAVAEKQGKRKQTFDAELDVQVEAYLPADYVADGPQKIDLYQRIRKAKTSAEFEEIEDDLLDRFGELPEAAQRLLLVGRLKAAADRVGIATIRRDFKRQNILVVTFDARSKFTAQQFTQALALAKVRGQVVVPDPVKAEVPIQPNQTAEEWLTGLLTVFNTLAPEEGVANA; the protein is encoded by the coding sequence CGGTTTTCCCGGCTGAGGAAACGTTATCTGCAGAAGTGGCTGTGACGTCATTGGATACGCGATTGGCGCGTGTGCAAGCGTTGCACCTATTGCTAACTGATCCGCAGGCAGTGGTTGTGACTGGCGTTGCGGGTGTCATGCGATACTTGCCACCAGTTAAGGCCTTTGCGGATGCTGCGATTACGCTTGATTTCGACCATGATTATGAATTGGCTGAGCTACAGGCGAAGCTAGTGCAGATGGGCTATCAGCGCAACGGTTCAGTTGAACAACCTGGTGAATTCGCTGTGCGTGGTTCAATTGTTGATATTTATCCGTTGGATGCTGACAATCCGGTACGTTTGGACTTCTTTGACACGGCATTGGATTCACTGCGTAGTTTTGACGCGGAAACGCAACGTAGTCTAGAAAACTTGGACAGCATCACGATTTTGCCAGCGACAGATTTGGTAATTGATGCAGACGATTTGGCAACAGCCACGACGAATTTGGAAGTTGCCATGACGGAAGCCCGCGACAAGTTGGACGGTGCTGATAAGCGTCATTTGACTGAAGCGATGAGTCCATTGTTGTCGATGATGAGCCAAGGTGGTTTGCTACCAGAAATTCGTCAATATTTGCATATTCTTTATCCAGATGCGGTGAGTTTGTTAGATTATTTTCCAGCTGATGGTATTGCAGTGTTTGATGATTACCCACGTGCATTGGAAAATGCGGATCAAATCACGTTGGACAACCAAAATTGGTGGACTGATGAGATGGCTGAGCAACGTGTTTTGCCAGATCCTGATTTGGGCTGGCAACTGGCTGATTTGGCGCGTGATGTGCAACAAGCTAGTTTGGTCTTCTCGCCATTGCAACGTGGAATTGGCCAATTGCGTCAGGCAAGTTTGACGAATTTGACGGTTCGTCCAGCACAACAGTTCTTTGGTCAAATGCCAATGTTGAAGAGTGAGGTAGCGCGCTGGCAGAAGTCAGGCGAAACGATTATCTTTTTGACGAATACAACCGAGCGACAAGCTAAGTTGGTGCAAACGTTGGCTGATTTTGGCGTCAAAATCAATGAGGTGGCGCCGGATGCTTTGGCGCCCGGTCGAACCCAAGTGACGACCATGCCACTGAGTGCTGGTTTTGAATTGCCAGCGCAAAAGTTGATTGTGTTGACGGAGCGTGAATTGTTCCAGCAAGTTCGTAAGAAGGCTCCGAAGCGTCAAACGCTATCAAACGCGGAACGTATTAAGAGTTATAACGAACTAAAGCCCGGTGATTATGTTGTTCACGTGAACCACGGTGTCGGTGTCTACGAAGGCATGCAGACGATTGAAAATCGTGGCGTTAAGCAGGATTACATTACGATTGCCTACCAAAAGGATGCGAAGATTTTCATCCCAGTCACGCAATTGGATCTGGTGCAAAAGTATGTCGGCGCCGCTGAGAAGGCCCCTAAGATTAATAAGTTGGGTGGCACGGAATGGCAGAAGGCGAAGGCGAAGGTTGCCAAGAAGGTTGAAGACATTGCGGATGAATTGCTCCAGCTATATGCCGAGCGTGAATTGAAGCAAGGTTATGCCTTCGCACCAGATGATGATGTCATTCGTGCCTTTGAAGATGCGTTCCCATACCCAGAAACACCTGATCAAATTCGCTCGACGAAGGAAATCAAGGCCGATATGGAAAAGTCACGTCCGATGGACCGCTTGTTGGTCGGGGATGTTGGTTTTGGTAAGACGGAAGTTGCTTTGCGTGCAGCCTTTAAGGCGGTGCACGATGGTAAGCAAGTTGCGATGCTGGTACCAACGACGATTTTGGCCCAACAACACTACGAATCAATGTTGAGTCGTTTTGAGGGATTTGGTGTTAACGTGGCCATCATGTCTCGTTTCCAAACGAAGAAACAAATGGACGAAACGAAGGAAGGATTGAAGAATCACACAATTGATGTGGTTGTCGGTACCCACCGAATTTTGTCTAAGGATATCGAGTTTGGTGATTTGGGACTCTTGATTATCGATGAGGAACAGCGCTTTGGTGTGAAGCACAAGGAACGTTTGAAGGCGTTGCAAACGAACGTCGATGTTTTGACGCTAACGGCCACGCCAATCCCACGTACTTTGAACATGGCAATGGTTGGTGTCCGTGATTTGTCTGTCATTGAGACGCCACCTGCAAATCGTTATCCTATTCAAACGTATGTGATGGAGCAAAATGGTCGTGTGACGGCGAGTGCGATCGAACGAGAAATGGCACGTGGCGGTCAAACGTATTATCTCCACAACCGTGTGGAAGATATCGAGCAAGTCACGGCGATGATTGAGTCGTTGGTACCAGATGCGCGTGTTGGATATATCCACGGCCAAATGACTGAGGCGCAAATGGAAGGAATTCTGGTTGATTTCATTAACCGTGAATATGATGTGCTGGTGACGACGACCATTATCGAAACTGGTGTGGATATTCCGAATGCGAATACGTTGTTTGTTGAAAATGCTGATCACATGGGCTTGGCGCAACTTTATCAGTTGCGTGGCCGTGTTGGTCGTTCAAACAACATTGCCTATGCCTACTTCACCTATCCGGGAACCCGTTCATTGAACGAAGAAAGTGAAAAGCGTTTGACGGCCATTCGTGATTTCACGGAGCTGGGTTCTGGCTTTAAGATTGCGATGCGTGATTTGTCGATTCGTGGTGCGGGTGACTTACTTGGTCAATCACAGCACGGCTTCATTAATGCGGTTGGATATGATTTGTACACGCAAATGTTGAATGAAGCAGTTGCCGAAAAGCAAGGTAAGCGTAAGCAAACGTTCGATGCCGAACTTGATGTTCAAGTTGAAGCGTACTTGCCGGCTGACTATGTGGCGGATGGCCCACAAAAGATTGATTTGTATCAACGTATTCGTAAGGCTAAGACATCAGCTGAGTTCGAAGAAATTGAAGATGATTTGTTGGATCGCTTTGGTGAATTGCCAGAAGCTGCGCAACGTTTGTTGTTGGTTGGACGTCTTAAGGCGGCAGCTGACCGCGTTGGTATTGCAACGATTCGTCGTGACTTCAAGCGTCAAAACATTTTGGTTGTGACGTTCGATGCCCGTTCAAAGTTTACGGCGCAACAATTTACCCAAGCGTTGGCACTAGCCAAGGTGCGTGGTCAGGTTGTTGTGCCAGATCCAGTGAAGGCTGAAGTGCCAATTCAACCAAACCAAACGGCTGAAGAATGGCTAACAGGCTTGTTGACGGTGTTTAATACGCTAGCTCCTGAAGAAGGAGTTGCCAATGCCTAA
- the hpt gene encoding hypoxanthine phosphoribosyltransferase, with protein sequence MNQWDMNNDIERVLYSEADIAEAAERVGKQLAADYEGRTPIILSVLKGAVLWTVDVMRHMQYAEVEFIDVSSYNGGVASSGEVQMVTDLQTDISGRDIIIMEDIVDTGRSLKFMIDLLMERGAKSVKVASLLDKKEGRVVEATVDYIGFDVPKAFVVGYGLDYKQLYRNLPYVGVLKREVYDPAHADKVDTIDITPEH encoded by the coding sequence ATGAACCAATGGGACATGAATAACGATATCGAGCGCGTGCTTTATAGCGAAGCCGATATTGCCGAAGCAGCAGAGCGTGTTGGTAAGCAACTAGCTGCCGATTACGAAGGACGTACACCAATCATTTTGTCAGTTTTGAAGGGTGCCGTACTTTGGACGGTCGATGTTATGCGTCACATGCAATACGCTGAAGTTGAATTTATCGACGTTTCTAGTTATAACGGTGGCGTTGCTTCATCAGGTGAAGTGCAAATGGTCACTGATTTGCAAACCGACATTTCAGGTCGCGATATCATCATTATGGAAGACATCGTGGACACTGGTCGTTCATTGAAGTTTATGATCGACTTGTTGATGGAACGTGGTGCAAAGTCAGTTAAGGTTGCCAGCTTGCTTGATAAGAAGGAAGGCCGCGTTGTTGAAGCAACGGTTGATTACATCGGCTTTGATGTTCCAAAGGCGTTCGTAGTTGGGTACGGCTTGGACTACAAGCAACTGTACCGTAACTTGCCATATGTTGGTGTCTTGAAGCGTGAAGTTTATGATCCTGCCCACGCGGACAAGGTTGATACGATCGACATCACGCCTGAGCACTAA
- the hslO gene encoding Hsp33 family molecular chaperone HslO translates to MTDTLVRAVTTDGNFRAIAIDATEMMREVATFHEASQLGTTVLGRALLGSLMVSNAVLKGEERLAVVMDGNGPVGKIVVEASAQGEVRGYVTNPTVELPLTAMGQQDVAGAVGNNGFLSVTKDFGEGEPFTGQVQLVTGEIGDDLTYYMAKSEQIPSAVAVSVLVDPDGTVAAAGGFMISALPDAADEDITALEEKLAHVPAISSQLLEGHAPMDLLANLFGKDNVKQLTTTEVSLYPEISKREYERMLATLPMKDLQEMLDEDHGVEVVDRFTGKKIQFDEAELAGIIAAKDAEGL, encoded by the coding sequence ATGACAGATACACTTGTACGTGCGGTGACGACTGACGGAAACTTCCGTGCGATTGCCATCGACGCAACGGAAATGATGCGCGAAGTCGCAACGTTCCACGAAGCATCACAATTGGGTACGACGGTTCTTGGTCGTGCATTGTTGGGTTCTTTGATGGTTTCAAACGCTGTCTTGAAGGGTGAAGAGCGCTTGGCAGTTGTAATGGATGGTAATGGTCCAGTTGGTAAGATTGTTGTTGAAGCATCAGCACAAGGTGAAGTGCGCGGTTACGTGACGAATCCAACTGTTGAATTGCCATTGACGGCAATGGGCCAACAAGATGTTGCCGGTGCTGTTGGTAACAACGGATTCTTGTCAGTGACCAAGGACTTCGGTGAAGGTGAGCCATTTACGGGTCAAGTGCAATTGGTAACTGGTGAAATTGGGGATGATTTGACTTACTACATGGCTAAGTCAGAACAAATTCCTTCTGCCGTTGCGGTTTCAGTCTTGGTTGATCCTGATGGTACAGTTGCAGCTGCTGGTGGGTTCATGATTTCAGCATTGCCAGATGCAGCTGATGAAGATATTACGGCTTTGGAAGAGAAGTTGGCTCATGTACCAGCTATCTCATCACAATTGCTTGAAGGTCACGCACCAATGGATTTGTTGGCTAACTTGTTTGGTAAGGATAACGTTAAGCAATTGACAACGACGGAAGTTTCTCTTTACCCTGAAATTTCAAAGCGCGAATATGAGCGCATGTTGGCTACTTTGCCAATGAAGGATTTGCAAGAAATGCTAGATGAAGATCATGGTGTTGAAGTGGTTGATCGCTTCACAGGTAAGAAGATTCAATTCGACGAGGCAGAGTTGGCAGGTATTATTGCAGCTAAGGATGCTGAAGGATTGTAA
- a CDS encoding RNA-binding S4 domain-containing protein has protein sequence MRLDKYLKVSRIIKRRTVAKEIADQGRIDINGKTAKSSNDVKTGDELTIRFGNKTSVLKVESTAEVVRKEQAEHMYSIVSESY, from the coding sequence ATGCGTTTGGATAAGTATTTGAAGGTTTCGCGTATCATTAAGCGCCGTACGGTTGCTAAGGAAATTGCGGATCAAGGTCGTATCGACATCAACGGCAAGACAGCAAAGTCTTCTAATGATGTTAAGACAGGTGATGAGTTGACGATTCGCTTCGGAAACAAGACATCTGTTCTTAAGGTTGAAAGCACGGCTGAAGTTGTTCGCAAGGAACAAGCAGAACACATGTACAGCATCGTGTCAGAATCATACTAA
- a CDS encoding septum formation initiator family protein: MMAVNKQSNITPLNAKSANQLNLEERKMRYSQVVHLRRRVVLVAVMLVVTIFAMVNYHTQYVKYETAAQSLETAKANLDKANKTNANLKQEVKDLGDNSYLEKLIREKYMYSKDGEVVFNLPGE; the protein is encoded by the coding sequence ATGATGGCAGTTAACAAACAATCAAATATCACGCCGCTGAACGCTAAGAGCGCCAACCAATTAAATCTTGAAGAGCGCAAGATGCGTTACAGTCAAGTTGTGCACTTGCGTCGACGCGTTGTACTCGTTGCAGTGATGCTAGTTGTCACGATTTTTGCAATGGTCAACTACCATACGCAGTACGTGAAGTACGAGACAGCTGCCCAGAGTCTTGAGACGGCAAAGGCCAACCTTGATAAGGCTAACAAGACCAATGCGAACCTCAAGCAAGAAGTAAAAGACTTGGGTGACAATTCATATTTGGAAAAGCTGATTCGCGAAAAGTACATGTACAGTAAAGATGGTGAAGTTGTCTTCAACTTGCCAGGTGAATAA